Within Candidatus Hydrogenedentota bacterium, the genomic segment GCAATCCAACTGAGTCCGCCCGCCGATCTGGCGGAAAGTTGCACCATTACCGTGAAACCCGTGGATGACCTCAACGGGATCACCGCCGCGCGGATCATGGTAACCACTCAATCGACTCGGGGCCACGTCATCGAGGTGGAATCGCTTTATGTGATCGGAGGTCCGGTCCATGCGCCGTGATGGATTTACTCTGATCGAAGTTCTCACGGCGTCCGCGCTGCTTACGGCGGCGCTTGCCATGATCTGGCAGGCCTGGATGATGGCGAACAGCACCTCGGATGTCATCGGCAAGAAGCTGGACTCCACCGTTGCCTCGGCACATGCCCTCGCTATTTTCCGCCGCGAACTTCGACAGGCCTCCCGGGCCAGTCTCTCGCCCCTGCCCTCCGCAACCCTCTCCTATCGCATGGTGCAGGATTTGGACGAGAACGGACTGGCGGTGGATGCCATGGGGCAGCCCGAGCTGGGCGCGATACATACACTCACCCGCGATCATGACGACGCCAATCACGACGGGCTGTCGAGCAGTCAACTGGTTCTGATCGCAGGCGACCAGGTGGACGTCCTGGCGAACGGCCTGGTGGACGACGCCGCTGATCTGGATGGCGATGGTCGCAAGGATCGAGGACTCTGGTTTGAGGCGGAAGGCGAGGGTGTGCTGATCACGATTGGCGTGTCGCGCAGAACCGCGCGAGAAATCACCTTGGCCCATGTGAACACCCAACTTGTCACACCGAGGAATCCGTGATGGCAACGACAAGACGTGAAGCGATTCGAGGGGCCGCGTTGCTGCTCTGCATGGTGTTTACGGCCGCCGTGCTGACGCCCTTGACCGTGCTGGCGCTTCGGACAACCAGCCATGTGCGCCACGCCCAGTATGCGGCAATGGAGGCCTCGGCGCTGGCGGGCGCGGAGGCGGCGCTGGAGATAGCGAGATTGCGGATCGAATCCGGAGAAAGCGGTTCCGTAGGGTATTCGGGATTTCTCAATTGGGACCCGGCGGGCAGCATACACCTCACCCACTTCCCGGACAGCATCACACCGGAGTCCTTTCCTGGAACACCCCCAGTTAAGTGGATCACGGTGGCAAGAAACCCCAAGTCCCTGCCCGATGGCTGGTTCGCGGTGTACGCCATCGCACGGGCGGGCTCGGTCAGACGTTGCGTGGAAGGAGTCTTCCGTCCGACGGAGAACGGGAAACTGGCTCGGGTGTCCTGGCGCGAGATGCCCATGAACAAGGAAGACGGGGACCCCAATGCCGCGTTTTAAGTATTCTGGAATCAACGGCACCGGTACACCCGTCGCCGGTGAACGAGATGCCGAGTCGGCCCATGAACTGGTCGATGCACTTCGCGCCGAGGGCGAATTTGTCCATCACCTGGAAAATCTGGATGGTCCGCGCGGATTTCAGCGTGAAGCGCGCCCGCTGCGTTCGGAGGACCTGAGCCTGTTCACCAGTCAGCTTGCCGCGATGATCCAGAGCGGCATGCCCCTGGCGCCGGCACTGGCGGAACTCGCACGCGAGGCGCGGGGAGAGCGCCTTCGAGGCATGCTGGAAGATGCGCAGCGACAGGTTGAGAGCGGGAATACGCTGGAGGCGGCCCTGGCGCGCCACAGCGGTGCAATTCCGCCGATCTATCTCAGCCTGATCCGAATTGGCGAGCGCACGGGCAATCTTCCGGGTGTGCTGCTGCATCTTTCGGCGTTCAGCCAGCGACGGGCCCAGTTGACCCAGCGGCTTCAAGCCCTGCTGGCCTACCCCATCATCCTCCTCATCTCCCTGGTCATTTTTCTCGGTGTTTTTGTCCCTCTCGTCATCAGCCAGTTCGAGATCATGTTCGAGCAGATGGGCGGCTCCCTACCGCTCCCCACGCGCTTGTTGCTCCATGTCGGCCACCTTGTTAAGTCCTTGATACCGTTCATGCCCCTCCTGATCTTGCTTTACATCGGATACGTGATCTTGCTCAACACCCGCGCGCGCGCGGGTGTGCGCTGGCTCCGGGAAGCGCTCCTGCTGGTCACTCCGGTCGCCGGGCGCCTGTACAGGGGTGTGTTGGAGGCCCGCTTCTATCAGGCACTGGGAACGCTGCTGGAAAGTGGCGCCCCGATCGTGGAGAGTATGTGCCTGGCCGGCCTGGCCACAGGCAGTCCGCGCATCGCGTCGGCATCCGTCAGGGCGGCGGCCCGCACGGCTCAAGGAGAGTCCGTGAGTCAGGTACTCCTGCAATTCGGCATAGCGAGGCGTTCCCATGCGTGGATGTTGAATCAGGCTGAAACAGCGGGCACCCTGCCGCTCTCCCTGCGACGGCTCGCGGACAGTTGCCACCGCGAACTCGAGATGGAAGAACTTTCGCTCTGCGCCACCGCTGGTCCTGCGCTAATCGTGATCGCCGGCATTGTCGTCGGCGCATCCATCGTGTCGTGCTTTCTTCCAATCTTTATGCTTCCGCAGCTTGTATGGTGAAAGAGCCATGTCCAACCTCGATATCTCCGATTCAAACCGGATGACTTCCGCGCCACCCGCGGCACCCGGACGCTACTACCGGTGGCTGAGCCATTGGCGGGATTTACTCGCCGCCACCCGCGCCCTTCGCGAGCTGGTCGATGCCCGGCTCCCTCTGGGGCAGGGCCTTCTTCGGTTGAGTGAGGATGCGCCGCGCCCCATGCTGCGGCATTCACTCTACTGGCTTCACCGCGAATTGAATGGCGGCTTGACCCTTTGCCAGGCGATCGAGAATCAGCCGAATTTCTTTCCACCCTTTTACGTGAAGCTGATTGAGGCGGGCGAGAACGGTGGCCAGCTTGCCGAGGTGCTTGCCGATCTGGAAGAGGAATTGCAAGAGCAGCTCACCTTCCGGCGACGGGTCGCCTCGATTAATCTCTATCTGACCATTACCCTGTTTTCGCAACTTCTCCTGGTCGTGATCATCCTGACCTTTGTGTCACCTCAGATCACTGCGCTGAACTTTCAATTCGGCGGCATGCCCCCAGCGACTTTGCAGTGGGCCAATACGCTTCACGCCGGCGGAATACCCCTTGTATTACTCGGCGGCGCAATACTACTACCGTTGTTCTGGATCGCACTGGAGTTTTCTCGGTTGCGCGGAGGACGGCTATCCTACGACTGGGCACGAATCGCCCCCTGGATACCGCTCATTGGACCGGCGCAGCGGCGGGGCCAGCTTGCCGCGGCATGCGCGATACTCGGGCGGCTTCTGCGCGCCGGAGTCCCCCTTCCACAGGCACTCCGAATTACGTCGAACTCTGCCCTGCCGAAGTCCTGCAGCGGCCCTTTTGCGCGTCTCGCCACGGCGGTTGAGGGCGGTGAAGATGTGGGGGTTGCTCTTAATCATGACTTCGTGTTCTTCCCCGCCGCGTTTCGTGCGTTGGTCGCGCTGGGGGCGTCCAGTGGCCAGCTCCCGGAGGCACTACGGCAAGCTTCGACTCTCTACCGAAACCAGTCGGTCCACAAGGCCCGCATGGCCCTCGAACTGGGAGCCCCCTTGCTCATCCTTCTCAATGGACTATTGGTGTTTCTCGTGTACGGCGCCTTTTTCATAACGATCATGTCCTTTCCGCTGCTGATTTCCTGATGCACTAACGTGCAACGGGACCCGCCCGACGCTCCAGCGCTTACCGCCGACATTGCACCACGTGCGAATCTGATCTACACTGGTCTCCAACAGCATCTGGCGGAGTTTTCAGTGATGATCAACAGGCGATGGCCCCCCCTATTCTTTCGACGCTTCCTGACGCCGATTCTATTCGCGCCGCTTGCGACGGGTTCCTTTGCGGCGGATGGGACCGCCCCCCTCTCTTTCAATCGCGACATCCGTCCCATCTTTGCGGAGCACTGCTTCAAGTGCCACGGGCAGGACGGGGCGGTGCGCAAGGCGGGGTTGAGGCTGGACAACCTGGAGGGAGCCACGGTCACGTTGGAAAGTCGGCATCAGGCCCTCGTGCCGGGGAATCCAGATGGGAGCACGCTGCTGCAGCGTGTCGCATCGACGGATGCGAATGATCGCATGCCACCCGAGGGCGAGGGGCTGGATGCTTCGGAGGTGGAGACGCTGCGGACCTGGATTGCGCAGGGGGCGCCCTTTGAGCCGCACTGGGCCTATATCGCGCCGGTGAAGCCGGAGGCGCCCGCGGTGAAGGACGTTGCCTGGCCGAAGAACGATATTGACCGCTTTGTGCTGGCGCGGATGGAGGCGGCGGGGCTCACTCCCGCGCCACCGGCCAACCGTCACACCCTGATCCGCCGGCTGAGTTTCGACCTTACCGGCCTGCCGCCCACCGTTGCGGAGGCCGATGCCTTTGCGGCCGATACGCGACCCGACGCATTGGAGTGGGTGCTGGACCGGCTCTTCGCCAACCCCCACTACGGCGAGCATCGGGCGCGCTTCTGGCTGGACCTGGCGCGCTTTTCCGACAGTGCGGGCTACCACGTGGACGCACCGCGCGTCATGTGGCCCTATCGCGAATGGGTGATTCGGGCCTTCAACCAGAACATGCCCTTTGACCAGTTCACCATAGAGCAGATCGCGGGGGATCTGCTGCCCGAGGCGACCTTTGCGCAGAAGGTGGCCACGGGCTTTCATCGCAATACGATGTTTAACGAAGAGGGCGGCATCGACCAGGAGGAGTTCCGCACAAAGGCGGTGGTGGATCGGGTGAACACGACGATGACGACCTGGATGGGCACGACGATGGGCTGCGCGGAGTGTCACGATCACAAGTATGACCCCTTTACCCAGAAGGATTTTTATCAGCTCTATTCCTTCTTCAACAACGTGCCCGAACTCGGCGGCGGCACCAACCAGACGCGGGCTCCGTTGATGGAGTTGCCGCCGGAGCCCTCGCTTCAGGCGGAACTGGATGGCCTGGCGTCGGTCATTGCGGATCTGGAAGCGAAGTTTCCCCCGCCGGCCGAGACTACGCCGGCCAACGAGAACAGCGCGCCTGAGCAGGTCCGTCTGGCGGCCCTGCGCAAAGAATACGCCGAGAAGAAGAAAAAGATCGTGCAGGTGCTGGTGATGGAGGAGATGGACACGCCGCGCGAGGCCAAGATTCACATCCGCGGGAATTTTCTCCAGCCCGGCGACCCGGTAACGGCGAACACACCGGCGAGCTGGCCCCCGCTGGAGGGCATCGAAGGACGCACGCCGAACCGGCTCGATCTGGCGCGCTGGCTGGTGGATCCGAGGAATCCCCTGACGGCCCGGGTTACCGTGAACCGGATCTGGCAGCAG encodes:
- a CDS encoding type II secretion system F family protein codes for the protein MPRFKYSGINGTGTPVAGERDAESAHELVDALRAEGEFVHHLENLDGPRGFQREARPLRSEDLSLFTSQLAAMIQSGMPLAPALAELAREARGERLRGMLEDAQRQVESGNTLEAALARHSGAIPPIYLSLIRIGERTGNLPGVLLHLSAFSQRRAQLTQRLQALLAYPIILLISLVIFLGVFVPLVISQFEIMFEQMGGSLPLPTRLLLHVGHLVKSLIPFMPLLILLYIGYVILLNTRARAGVRWLREALLLVTPVAGRLYRGVLEARFYQALGTLLESGAPIVESMCLAGLATGSPRIASASVRAAARTAQGESVSQVLLQFGIARRSHAWMLNQAETAGTLPLSLRRLADSCHRELEMEELSLCATAGPALIVIAGIVVGASIVSCFLPIFMLPQLVW
- a CDS encoding type II secretion system F family protein, which encodes MSNLDISDSNRMTSAPPAAPGRYYRWLSHWRDLLAATRALRELVDARLPLGQGLLRLSEDAPRPMLRHSLYWLHRELNGGLTLCQAIENQPNFFPPFYVKLIEAGENGGQLAEVLADLEEELQEQLTFRRRVASINLYLTITLFSQLLLVVIILTFVSPQITALNFQFGGMPPATLQWANTLHAGGIPLVLLGGAILLPLFWIALEFSRLRGGRLSYDWARIAPWIPLIGPAQRRGQLAAACAILGRLLRAGVPLPQALRITSNSALPKSCSGPFARLATAVEGGEDVGVALNHDFVFFPAAFRALVALGASSGQLPEALRQASTLYRNQSVHKARMALELGAPLLILLNGLLVFLVYGAFFITIMSFPLLIS
- a CDS encoding PSD1 domain-containing protein, with the translated sequence MINRRWPPLFFRRFLTPILFAPLATGSFAADGTAPLSFNRDIRPIFAEHCFKCHGQDGAVRKAGLRLDNLEGATVTLESRHQALVPGNPDGSTLLQRVASTDANDRMPPEGEGLDASEVETLRTWIAQGAPFEPHWAYIAPVKPEAPAVKDVAWPKNDIDRFVLARMEAAGLTPAPPANRHTLIRRLSFDLTGLPPTVAEADAFAADTRPDALEWVLDRLFANPHYGEHRARFWLDLARFSDSAGYHVDAPRVMWPYREWVIRAFNQNMPFDQFTIEQIAGDLLPEATFAQKVATGFHRNTMFNEEGGIDQEEFRTKAVVDRVNTTMTTWMGTTMGCAECHDHKYDPFTQKDFYQLYSFFNNVPELGGGTNQTRAPLMELPPEPSLQAELDGLASVIADLEAKFPPPAETTPANENSAPEQVRLAALRKEYAEKKKKIVQVLVMEEMDTPREAKIHIRGNFLQPGDPVTANTPASWPPLEGIEGRTPNRLDLARWLVDPRNPLTARVTVNRIWQQLFGRGLVETSEDFGTRGSLPSHPELLDYLSVTFVESGWDVKGLLRMILSSATYQQTVNVGNDAYMADPNNVLMARGPRFRLAAEAIRDNALLVSGLLNPAIGGPSVYPYQPPGLWEEKALTGYGAGVWPETTGPDLYRRGLYTFRRRSVPYPTFQAFDAPGFEYCTAERPRTNTPLQALTTMNDPQFVEAARVFGQRILREGGADLDARITFALRQCLTRPPRDEERAFFTSFYHEQYAAFSADGAAAQALIAQGRAPVAADLEPAALAAWTTIANVLLNLDETVTKG